From Penaeus monodon isolate SGIC_2016 chromosome 6, NSTDA_Pmon_1, whole genome shotgun sequence, the proteins below share one genomic window:
- the LOC119574242 gene encoding LOW QUALITY PROTEIN: uncharacterized protein LOC119574242 (The sequence of the model RefSeq protein was modified relative to this genomic sequence to represent the inferred CDS: inserted 1 base in 1 codon), whose protein sequence is MAPIPHSYDLKVSACDANPCEREEPSKGRWDVALPISRRGSFFQDSFFSDVHDEFDATVRRVLGRWRDTDLSLRDHWDDSCRYSDILKRYRELRFLNLRDEDQAITVMTDTSGHKIVVDVHDFLDGEVKVKVVGEKEVVVEGRVERREGGGSSVSSHSFRRRFSLPHLTDMLAITSVMSSDGILTITAPKMEEQSHQRTTIIPIKLEQVQNSDLSRTTDMNETSSVENTCEESNCSPKLICDTIKKKESINIPSHAKEIPTVNSLQPRSVEIQISRNSINDDVCDAGRQEDTVKTIERTQSDITDESSLVCKEXDSTGLERSRQGFRDELLPITRRGSFFHDSFFSDMHQKFDAAIKKVLNRWSTNDLQWTDTWDDVGLRYKDILERYRELRSRHLEEKLAVTVTSDKTGHKIVMDVHEFTDGKVKVRVVGERELVVEGSTEEEEGNSSISSHSFRRRFSLPRQTDMAAITSVMSSDGILTITAPKVNGKLECLEESKEISGNRRLSKEDESRDAKRLLCIKSENSFPLTKMGLFFHDSFFKDSTEDFRKAVREILRRWGEASPDVDELTRYRLLRSRDSREETQAITSLEDDRHHKFVIDVHDFLDGGEVSAKAVNERELVVEGHLEKKGDGSKSSKRFLRRFVVPGDIQMEAVTSVVSSDGVLTISAPKKKPLLKLTNEAQKRDTKETKSTDQKANEFSSNETSLCSSEKCQRKEAIVPIQLENKREVFHEGNTADTLVSPDKVEQKHSSADLMSPTSDDDDDEGYTFIVRHPANSYRVTFGDDEESRAGKRDSSVCDPRSNYAFNSSGFDCVNRNLPIVRKGLFADDCCFENVRHNYSQAVREVLEKANEWSCRSDAMNNYRKLRQKKVNLENQAVGVSEDAESHKIVMDVFDFISGDVTVRLVEGKELLVEGQAEKQDGSRVSRVSFVRRFALPDLVERDAISCVLSSDGILTIVSRKRGNLHGRDIF, encoded by the exons ATGGCCCCCATTCCACACTCGTACGATCTGAAGGTTTCCGCGTGTGATGCAAACCCCTGTGAGCGCGAAGAACCTTCCAAAGGGAGGTGGGACGTGGCCTTGCCCATCAGTCGAAGGGGGAGCTTCTTCCAAGACTCCTTTTTCTCGGATGTGCACGACGAGTTCGACGCCACCGTCAGGAGGGTTCTGGGGAGGTGGAGAGACACTGACTTGAGTTTGAGAGATCACTGGGACGACAGTTGTCGATACAGCGATATTTTGAAACGTTACAGAGAACTTCGATTTCTCAATCTGAGGGACGAGGACCAGGCCATCACCGTCATGACTGACACATCAGGTCATAAG ATTGTGGTGGACGTGCACGACTTCCTGGATGGAGAAGTGAAGGTGAAAGTGGTGGgcgagaaggaggtggtggtggaaggacgtgtggagaggagagaaggaggaggctcATCTGTGTCCTCACACTCCTTCAGACGCCGCTTTTCCTTGCCTCATCTTACCGATATGTTAGCCATCACGTCTGTCATGTCTTCAGATGGCATCCTTACTATAACTGCTCCGAAAATG GAGGAACAGTCTCACCAAAGGACAACTATCATTCCTATTAAGCTCGAACAAGTTCAGAACTCGGACCTTTCCAGAACTACAGATATGAATGAAACCAGTTCCGTTGAAAATACATGCGAAGAATCCAACTGCTCACCAAAACTTATCTGTGATacaataaagaagaaggaaagtataAACATTCCAAGTCATGCCAAAGAAATACCCACAGTCAACAGTCTTCAGCCACGGTCAGTGGAAATTCAAATTTCAAGGAACAGCATTAATGACGATGTTTGTGACGCTGGGAGGCAAGAAGATACTGTTAAAACGATTGAAAGGACACAATCTGATATCACAGATGAATCAAGCCTCGTCTGTAAGG TAGACTCGACAGGACTTGAAAGGTCTCGTCAGGGATTCCGGGATGAACTCCTACCAATCACTCGAAGAGGAAGCTTCTTCCACGACTCATTCTTCTCCGACATGCACCAAAAGTTTGACGCCGCCATAAAGAAGGTCTTGAACAGGTGGAGCACCAATGACCTCCAGTGGACAGACACTTGGGACGACGTGGGTCTTCGCTACAAAGATATCCTGGAGCGATACAGAGAGCTTCGATCCCGTCACCTGGAAGAAAAGCTTGCCGTCACCGTCACATCAGACAAAACAGGTCACAAG ATCGTAATGGATGTGCATGAGTTTACGGACGGAAAGGTGAAGGTGAGAGTGGTCGGCGAGAGAGAGCTGGTGGTGGAAGGAAgcacagaggaggaagaaggaaactcATCCATTTCCTCACACTCATTCAGACGCCGTTTCTCCCTGCCTCGCCAAACTGACATGGCAGCCATCACTTCTGTCATGTCTTCCGATGGCATACTAACAATCACTGCACCCAAAGTG AACGGTAAATTGGAATGTCTGGAAGAATCCAAAGAAATATCTGGAAATAGAAGACTCAGCAAGGAAGATGAATCACGCGATGCCAAAAGGCTTCTGTGTATCAAGTCTGAAAATTCTTTTCCTCTGACCAAAATGGGGCTCTTTTTCCACGACTCCTTCTTCAAGGACTCTACGGAAGACTTTAGGAAAGCTGTTAGGGAAATCCTGAGAAGATGGGGAGAAGCGTCCCCAGATGTCGACGAACTGACCCGCTACAGACTCCTTCGATCCCGAGATTCGCGAGAAGAGACTCAGGCCATCACGTCTTTGGAGGATGACCGTCATCATAAG TTTGTTATTGACGTTCATGATTTTCTGGACGGCGGAGAGGTCAGCGCGAAGGCTGTGAACGAGCGAGAGTTGGTGGTTGAGGGTCACttggagaagaagggagacggTTCCAAGTCCAGCAAGCGGTTCCTTCGACGCTTCGTTGTTCCTGGAGACATTCAGATGGAAGCTGTCACTTCAGTCGTGTCTTCTGATGGTGTGCTGACAATTTCGGCTCCGAAGAAG AAGCCCCTTTTGAAGCTCACCAACGAAGCGCAGAAAAGAgacacaaaggaaacaaaaagcaCAGATCAAAAGGCAAATGAGTTTTCGTCCAATGAAACTTCTCTCTGTTCATCAGAG AAGTGCCAGAGAAAAGAAGCCATTGTTCCAATCCAATTGGAAAATAAGAGGGAAGTTTTTCACGAAGGTAATACAGCAGATACACTCGTGTCTCCTGACAAAGTTGAACAGAAACACTCATCTGCAGACCTAATGAGCCCAACTTcagacgatgacgacgatgaaggATACACATTCATCGTGAGACATCCTGCAAATTCCTATCGAGTTACCTTTGGTGATGATGAAGAATCCCGTGCGGGGAAGAGGGATTCCTCGGTGTGTGATCCCAGGAGCAACTATGCTTTTAACAGTTCAGGATTTGATTGCGTTAACAGGAACTTGCCCATTGTCAGGAAGGGTCTGTTTGCTGACGATTGCTGCTTCGAGAATGTTCGTCATAACTACAGTCAGGCTGTGAGAGAAGTTTTGGAAAAGGCTAATGAATGGTCTTGTCGAAGTGACGCCATGAACAATTACAGGAAACTTCGTCAGAAGAAAGTCAATTTAGAAAATCAAGCAGTTGGTGTCTCAGAGGATGCAGAATCGCATAAG ATTGTGATGGACGTGTTTGACTTCATTAGCGGCGACGTGACAGTGCGGTTGGTGGAAGGAAAGGAACTGCTGGTCGAGGGTCAAGCAGAGAAGCAGGACGGAAGCAGAGTGTCCCGAGTGAGCTTCGTGCGTCGCTTTGCGTTGCCTGACCTCGTCGAGCGAGACGCCATCAGCTGCGTGTTGTCCTCCGACGGAATCCTGACAATCGTCtccaggaaaaggggaaacttgCATGGGAGAGATATTTTTTAA